A stretch of DNA from Desulfobulbaceae bacterium DB1:
CCTTTACAAGGAAAATATTACCTAGTTGTCGGCAACCTCTTCCCATATTGCCGCAGTTTCCGGGGAAAGACCGGAATCCATGCCCCGTTTTCCGGGATCAATCCGCCGGTTGCGGCAATTTCTCCACAGCCTCATCGGGGAATTAAGCATTTTCCGTGCCGTTATGTGTTCGCCGGCAGCCTGCGGTTGCCGGCACCAAAAAATGACCTCCCGCTAAAAAGAACGCCTCACTTCAGTTGATGACGAATTTTTTCCTGGTACCGGAATCCGCGAAAAACCGGCTCTCCATTTGCACGAATGGACCGGAAAAGTTAAAACTTCTTGCCAAAAAAGTGAAAGCGATTATATTTAACAGGTTTAAAGTTCAAATTATCAGCAACTATTCAGGGAGGCGCTGTAAAATTATGGCACGTATTACTGTTGAAGACTGTCTGAGCCGAATAGGCAATGAAAACCGCTTTATGTTGATTCATCTGGCGGTTTCCAGGGTCAAGCAGCACCGCAACGGCCAGCAGTATCTCGTCAAGGGCAAGAACAAGGAAGCCGTCATGTCCCTGCGGGAAATAGCCGCGGGCAAAGTGAATTTTGATAATATTGCCGATTTCAACAAAAAAACGGCAGCCGAAAAAAAGGTGATCATCGAGCCTTCCCTGGATGCAGACGCTTAATGCAACAACCGACCGCATAACAGATGGAAACAGATTATTACGATATTCTTGGTGTCGCCAGAACCGCATCAGCCGATGAGATCAAAAAAGCCTATCGAAAACAGGC
This window harbors:
- a CDS encoding DNA-directed RNA polymerase subunit omega, with translation MARITVEDCLSRIGNENRFMLIHLAVSRVKQHRNGQQYLVKGKNKEAVMSLREIAAGKVNFDNIADFNKKTAAEKKVIIEPSLDADA